In the genome of Thermococcus celericrescens, one region contains:
- a CDS encoding iron-sulfur cluster assembly protein, giving the protein MESEEIYERLKKVKEPITEVDIVSLGLVEAVTADEEGVRVYLRLSEGVEHPFQNALSWPVRWRIVRDVAAALDDVAGLEVLDARTLERYYPLEED; this is encoded by the coding sequence TTGGAGAGTGAAGAAATCTACGAGAGGCTTAAAAAGGTGAAGGAACCCATAACCGAGGTGGATATAGTGAGCCTCGGGCTCGTCGAGGCCGTCACCGCCGATGAGGAGGGCGTCAGGGTATACCTTCGCCTCTCCGAGGGCGTGGAGCACCCGTTTCAGAACGCCCTCAGCTGGCCCGTTCGCTGGCGGATCGTGAGGGACGTCGCCGCTGCCCTCGATGATGTCGCTGGTCTTGAGGTACTCGATGCACGAACCCTCGAAAGATACTATCCGCTGGAGGAGGATTGA
- a CDS encoding ArsA family ATPase: protein MREFFLPKKGYRVVFFIGKGGVGKTTSSAAAAAALAERGYRTLIVSLDPAHNLGDVLMVGLKDKPKKIAENLYAAELDMEKLIKTYLKHLEESMKHTYRYLTVINLEKYFEVLSYSPGIEEYATLEAVREILANGDDWDVIIFDTPPTGLTLRVLALPKISLIWTDKLIEIRKAILDRRAAIANIHGEQEFTVEGEKIKLPTREQDDAVMKELKSYREEVAFVEGVITDPEKTSVVTVMNPEMLPLYETERAYKSLKKFKVPFNMIVMNKVLELRTEVPELKAKIKAQERVLGEVGRKFKGIEVVKIPIFAEEPRGLERLRTLGGTIVGE, encoded by the coding sequence ATGAGGGAGTTCTTCCTGCCCAAAAAGGGCTACCGCGTCGTCTTTTTCATAGGTAAGGGGGGAGTTGGTAAAACGACCAGTTCGGCGGCGGCCGCTGCGGCGCTCGCGGAGAGGGGCTACCGGACGCTGATAGTGTCGCTCGACCCGGCACACAACCTCGGTGACGTGCTGATGGTGGGGCTAAAGGACAAACCGAAGAAGATAGCCGAGAACCTCTACGCGGCGGAGCTTGACATGGAGAAGCTGATAAAGACCTACCTCAAGCACCTGGAGGAGAGCATGAAGCACACGTACCGCTATCTCACGGTCATAAACCTGGAGAAGTACTTCGAGGTTCTGAGCTACTCCCCAGGAATCGAGGAGTACGCCACGCTGGAGGCGGTGAGGGAGATACTCGCAAACGGGGACGACTGGGACGTTATAATCTTCGACACCCCTCCAACTGGGCTGACCCTCCGCGTTCTCGCGCTCCCCAAAATCTCCCTAATCTGGACGGACAAACTCATCGAGATAAGAAAGGCCATCCTCGACAGACGCGCCGCAATAGCCAACATCCACGGGGAGCAGGAGTTCACCGTTGAGGGCGAGAAGATAAAGCTGCCCACGAGGGAGCAGGACGACGCCGTGATGAAGGAGCTGAAGTCCTACCGCGAAGAGGTGGCCTTCGTTGAGGGAGTTATAACCGATCCCGAGAAAACGAGCGTTGTGACCGTTATGAACCCTGAGATGCTCCCGCTCTACGAGACGGAGAGGGCCTACAAAAGCCTGAAGAAGTTCAAAGTTCCCTTCAACATGATCGTCATGAACAAGGTTCTGGAGCTGAGGACGGAGGTTCCGGAGCTGAAGGCCAAGATAAAAGCCCAGGAGCGGGTTCTCGGGGAGGTGGGGAGGAAGTTCAAGGGAATCGAGGTGGTGAAGATACCAATCTTCGCAGAGGAGCCTCGCGGGCTGGAGCGTCTCAGAACCCTCGGGGGAACGATAGTTGGAGAGTGA